Below is a window of Chloroflexota bacterium DNA.
TCCAGGAGCAGCTTAAAGAAACAGTGCAGGAGCAGATATCAAATCCGAATTCAGAAACACCCCAAAATACCAGTTCGGACAACGCGAGCGAAGTAAATAAGAGTAAGGGAAGATAAAAGCAGCTCTTGCCTGAGGTCAGACTTCAGACTTCAGCTCTTTGACCATGTACTCGCCCAGTGAGCTGTAGCCAGATTCGGTGCGGTAGTATTCTCGGGCCCCGACCCCGCTCAGCACCAGCATCTGCCCTGCCCGAAATTCCTCCGCAGCAATTCGCTCCGCCTCCCGGAGAAGTGCCCTGCCGATTCCTTTATGCTGTGCGGCGTCCGGTCGCTGCTCGGCCAGCGGCACCTCGGGACCGAAAGTATGTAGCTCCCTGATTATGGCCAGGTTCCCCTCCTGTTCCGGCCCTAAAACCGGCACCGGTCTATCCTGAATCCGCATCCGCAGCAGGCCGAAAAGCGTTTCCTTTTCGTCTTCAAAAGAAAGGAATATCTCCCGGCCGTCGGACGCCTCATAGTCGAGACGCGTCAGCCGAGGTTCACCTATCTCCCAGCCATCCCTCGCCCGGTGTCCGTATTCACGGCAACGGATGCACTGGCACTCCAGCCCTCGCTCCTGCAGGCGCTCTCTCAACAGACCGCGCAGGGAGTCTCTGGGGCCACCGGTAATGAATTGCGGCGGTATATCGCGCAGCACCCGGGAAATCCTGACGTACCTGGGCACCATCGCCTTTATATCCACCAGCAGATTGACCATGGTATCGAAATCGTACGGAATGAAACGCCCTTCCTGATACCACTTTTCCAGCTCGGTCCCCTCCACGACCATGGTCGGGTACAGCTTCAGCCCATCCGGCCGGAAGTGGGCATCGTCGAATAGCTTTTTGGATAACTCAAGGTCTTGCTCGGGGTTGGAGCCGGGCAGCCCGGGCATCCAGTGATAGTACACCTTAAAACCGTGTTCCTTGAGCAGCGATGTGGCACTCACCACGTCTTCAACCAGGTGTCCCCTTCGGACCAGGCGGTAAATATCGTCATCCAAGGTCTGCACGCCGAGTTCAACACGCGTGGTGCCAAATTCGAGCATGCGCTCGACCTCCTCCTGACGGCACCAGTCGGGCCTGGTTTCGATACATAATCCGGTGCAGCGGTGATTGGCAGACTCGTTTAAGCGCTTCGCCTCTTCCAGCGTCGCTGACTCCCGCTCGTTCAGGGCATCATAGCACCCCTTGATGAACTCATACTGATAGTCCAGCGGTTGCGCCAGAAAAGTCCCGCCCATGACTATCAGCTCCACTTTATCGGTGGGGTGGCCCATCTCCTCGAGCACGTGCAACCTCAGTGCTACCTGCTGACCGGGGTCGTAATCGCACCGCCTGGCCCGGAGGACGGCTGGCGATTCTGGCGTATAGCTGCGCGGCGTGTTGGCGAAGGTCGGGCAGTACAGGCACTGTCCCGGGCACTTCATAGGCCGGGTCATGGCCGCCACCGGCGTCACTCCTGATATGGTCCTGGCGAGTTTTTTCATCACTGCCCTGCTATAATGTAATATCGATTTCAGTTTATCAGATTTGTGCTGATGGCAACAGTCAGGGACGTATTCGACCAGATTGCGCCGAGCTGGTATAACTTCCGGCACCGGTCCATCTTCAGACGTGAACTGGAGTCGCTGGCGGAGCGGTGGGGAGGAGGCCGGCTGCTCAACCTGGGCTGTGCCCACGGTCCCGATTTCTCGCCCTTCGCGCCCAACTTTGAATTGCACGGCGTGGACCTATCCACGGAGATGCTCAGGTTTGCCCGGAAATACGCGCAAAAATACGAATTCAGGGTAAACCTGACCCTTGCCGACGTCCGTTCCCTACCGTATCACGATAACACCTTTGACCATGCCATTTCGGTCGCTACGTATCACCATGTGAAAGGCGAAACCGATAGACTCGCCGCGCTGCGGGAGCTCAAACGCGTACTGAA
It encodes the following:
- a CDS encoding tRNA uridine(34) 5-carboxymethylaminomethyl modification radical SAM/GNAT enzyme Elp3; this encodes MKKLARTISGVTPVAAMTRPMKCPGQCLYCPTFANTPRSYTPESPAVLRARRCDYDPGQQVALRLHVLEEMGHPTDKVELIVMGGTFLAQPLDYQYEFIKGCYDALNERESATLEEAKRLNESANHRCTGLCIETRPDWCRQEEVERMLEFGTTRVELGVQTLDDDIYRLVRRGHLVEDVVSATSLLKEHGFKVYYHWMPGLPGSNPEQDLELSKKLFDDAHFRPDGLKLYPTMVVEGTELEKWYQEGRFIPYDFDTMVNLLVDIKAMVPRYVRISRVLRDIPPQFITGGPRDSLRGLLRERLQERGLECQCIRCREYGHRARDGWEIGEPRLTRLDYEASDGREIFLSFEDEKETLFGLLRMRIQDRPVPVLGPEQEGNLAIIRELHTFGPEVPLAEQRPDAAQHKGIGRALLREAERIAAEEFRAGQMLVLSGVGAREYYRTESGYSSLGEYMVKELKSEV
- a CDS encoding class I SAM-dependent methyltransferase; translated protein: MATVRDVFDQIAPSWYNFRHRSIFRRELESLAERWGGGRLLNLGCAHGPDFSPFAPNFELHGVDLSTEMLRFARKYAQKYEFRVNLTLADVRSLPYHDNTFDHAISVATYHHVKGETDRLAALRELKRVLKPGGEAFITVWNRWQPRFWFKGKEIAVPWRTKEKILHRYYYLFTYLELEKLVNEAGLEVIKSFPEHGYRFPLKYFSRNICLLLRKA